In a genomic window of Microterricola viridarii:
- the thrC gene encoding threonine synthase: protein MNAQPSPTSRQWRGVLREYADRLNVTDATPIITLGEGGTPLIPAPALSARTGAKVWVKFEGMNPTGSFKDRGMTMAISKAVEAGAKAVICASTGNTSASAAAYAAHAGITAAVLVPEGKIAMGKLSQAVVHNGQLLQVQGNFDDCLDIARDLAANYPVHLVNSVNNDRIEGQKTAAFEVSEVLGDAPDFHFLPVGNAGNYSAYFRGYSEDLERGSTTKLPRMFGFQAAGSAPIVLGHVVKNPETIASAIRIGNPASWEMALNAREVSNGYFGAITDERILEAYRILAAEVGIFVEPASAISVAGLLEQADAGNVPAGATVVLTVTGHGLKDPQWALQTADGGTVQPTVVPVDTAEIANVLGLGKA from the coding sequence ATGAACGCCCAGCCCAGCCCCACTTCACGGCAATGGCGCGGCGTCCTGCGTGAATACGCGGACCGCCTGAATGTGACGGACGCCACCCCCATCATCACCCTGGGCGAGGGCGGGACCCCGCTCATCCCGGCCCCCGCGCTCTCCGCGCGCACCGGTGCCAAGGTGTGGGTCAAGTTCGAGGGGATGAACCCGACCGGCTCCTTCAAGGACCGCGGCATGACGATGGCCATCTCCAAGGCCGTCGAGGCCGGCGCCAAGGCCGTCATCTGCGCCTCCACCGGCAACACCTCCGCCTCGGCCGCCGCCTACGCCGCCCACGCCGGCATCACCGCCGCCGTGCTCGTGCCGGAGGGCAAGATCGCCATGGGCAAGCTCAGCCAGGCGGTCGTGCACAACGGCCAGCTGCTGCAGGTGCAGGGCAACTTCGACGACTGCCTCGACATCGCCCGCGACCTCGCCGCCAACTACCCGGTGCACCTGGTCAACTCGGTCAACAACGACCGCATCGAGGGCCAGAAGACGGCCGCATTCGAGGTGTCCGAGGTTCTCGGCGACGCGCCGGACTTCCACTTCCTGCCCGTCGGCAACGCCGGCAACTACTCGGCGTACTTCCGCGGCTACAGCGAGGACCTCGAGCGCGGCAGCACCACCAAGCTGCCCCGCATGTTCGGCTTCCAGGCCGCCGGCTCCGCACCCATCGTGCTCGGCCACGTCGTGAAGAACCCGGAGACCATCGCCAGCGCCATCCGCATCGGCAACCCGGCATCGTGGGAGATGGCCCTCAACGCCCGCGAGGTCAGCAACGGCTACTTCGGCGCCATCACCGACGAGCGCATCCTCGAGGCGTACCGCATCCTGGCCGCCGAGGTCGGAATCTTCGTCGAGCCCGCCTCCGCCATCAGCGTGGCCGGCCTGCTCGAGCAGGCGGATGCCGGCAACGTCCCCGCCGGCGCGACAGTCGTGCTCACCGTCACCGGCCACGGCCTGAAGGACCCGCAGTGGGCCCTGCAGACCGCAGACGGCGGCACCGTGCAGCCGACCGTCGTCCCCGTCGACACCGCCGAGATCGCCAACGTCCTCGGACTGGGCAAGGCGTGA
- the thrB gene encoding homoserine kinase, translated as MPGAGSTAAATPLRELGALIDGRRVEVKVPATTANLGPGFDTLGLALAQYDDLVVTASATPGVHVEVHGVGAGEVPTDETHLVVRAIAHGLAHYGYALPGLRLEAHNTIPHGRGLGSSGAAISAGIIAARGLLTGIAEMSDVDALALATDMEGHPDNVAPALFGGLTIAWVTPDGPQHKKLMVHRGVSPVVFVPEAEMSTALARSLQPDSVPHEDAVFNVSRSALLIASLIQSPELLLAATEDKLHQNYRAAAMPETNRLITLLRDAGLPAVVSGAGPSILVLASDPSQRLIAAELVAQHAETPWQALMLAVDVKGTVLGVS; from the coding sequence ATGCCCGGCGCCGGGAGCACGGCAGCGGCGACCCCGCTGCGTGAGCTCGGCGCTCTCATCGACGGCCGCCGCGTCGAGGTCAAGGTTCCCGCCACGACGGCGAACCTCGGCCCCGGCTTCGACACCCTCGGCCTGGCACTGGCCCAGTACGACGACCTCGTCGTGACGGCATCCGCGACCCCCGGCGTCCACGTCGAGGTGCACGGAGTCGGCGCCGGCGAGGTGCCCACCGACGAGACCCACCTCGTCGTCCGCGCCATCGCACACGGCCTCGCCCACTACGGCTACGCGCTGCCGGGGCTGCGCCTCGAGGCGCACAACACCATCCCGCACGGGCGCGGCCTCGGCTCCTCCGGCGCCGCCATCTCGGCCGGCATCATCGCCGCCCGCGGCCTGCTCACCGGCATCGCCGAGATGAGCGATGTGGACGCGCTGGCCCTCGCCACCGACATGGAGGGGCACCCGGACAACGTCGCGCCCGCCCTGTTCGGCGGCCTCACCATCGCCTGGGTCACCCCGGACGGCCCGCAGCACAAGAAGCTCATGGTGCACCGCGGCGTCTCGCCCGTCGTGTTCGTGCCAGAGGCCGAGATGTCCACGGCGCTGGCGCGCAGTCTGCAGCCGGACTCCGTGCCGCACGAGGACGCCGTGTTCAACGTGTCGCGCTCGGCCCTGCTGATCGCCTCCCTGATCCAGAGCCCCGAGCTGCTGCTCGCGGCCACCGAAGACAAACTGCACCAGAACTACCGCGCCGCGGCGATGCCGGAGACGAACCGTCTCATCACGCTGCTGCGGGACGCGGGCCTGCCCGCCGTGGTCTCCGGTGCCGGTCCATCGATTCTGGTGCTGGCGAGCGACCCCAGCCAGCGCCTGATCGCGGCCGAGCTCGTGGCCCAGCACGCGGAGACCCCGTGGCAGGCGCTCATGCTCGCCGTCGACGTGAAGGGAACGGTGCTCGGCGTCAGCTAG
- the rho gene encoding transcription termination factor Rho, with translation MTDVNTGATGAHTRTELNALRVAELQALANQLGISGAGKLRKGELIDAISETEATAAPAAAAPAAAVEAVIVDAAPVAPTAAAQAPAAAPAESPAEAPAAQPVRAKRGPRRASSATAAAGHVNVEAGTGLDSLVPALDAVAANKANKANQTNKAGQAGKTAAPVDAAAPDAVAADTTAADTTPAGATEGDASEKPAQNERGGRNRRRSSRGGDATANGDSGEAAEATAPAEGESAEAGTSEEPRQGRNRNRNRNKQQNGGEQADGQQGERQQNDRQQGERQGNQRNQRGQQQEQGQGAQQAQNRGERDGRGERELLDGDRGGRSRFRDRKRRGGGLDDDFEPELSDDDVLVPVAGILDVLDNYAFVRTSGYLPGPSDVYVSLGQVKKYNLRKGDAVVGAIRQPHEGDQSGRQKYNAIVKVDSINGQTVDEAAARVEFQKLTPLYPQERLRLETESGKVTQRIIDLVSPIGKGQRGLIVAPPKAGKTIVLQQIASAIAQNNPEVHLMVVLVDERPEEVTDMQRTVKGEVIASTFDRPAEDHTTVAELAIERAKRLVELGHDVVVLLDSITRLGRAYNLASPASGRILSGGVDAAALYPPKRFFGAARNIENGGSLTILATALIETGSKMDEVIFEEFKGTGNMELRLSRQLADKRIFPAVDVNASGTRREEMLMSADEVKITWKLRRALAGLEQQQALEAVLGRLKETQSNVEFLMQVQKTMPAGTAGHENDHR, from the coding sequence GTGACTGATGTCAACACTGGCGCCACAGGCGCACACACCCGTACCGAACTGAACGCACTGCGCGTTGCCGAGCTGCAGGCCCTGGCCAACCAGCTGGGCATCAGCGGTGCAGGCAAGCTCCGCAAGGGCGAGCTCATCGATGCGATCTCCGAGACCGAAGCAACGGCCGCCCCGGCAGCCGCTGCCCCGGCCGCCGCAGTGGAGGCCGTCATCGTCGACGCCGCCCCCGTCGCGCCGACCGCGGCCGCTCAGGCCCCGGCAGCCGCACCGGCCGAGTCGCCCGCTGAGGCACCTGCCGCGCAGCCCGTCCGCGCCAAGCGCGGACCGCGCCGTGCCAGCAGCGCGACCGCAGCAGCGGGCCACGTCAACGTGGAGGCCGGCACCGGCCTGGACAGCCTCGTTCCCGCGCTCGACGCCGTCGCAGCCAACAAGGCGAACAAGGCCAACCAGACGAACAAGGCCGGCCAGGCGGGCAAGACCGCCGCGCCGGTCGACGCCGCTGCCCCCGACGCAGTCGCCGCCGACACAACGGCCGCCGACACCACGCCCGCCGGCGCCACCGAGGGCGACGCCAGCGAGAAGCCCGCACAGAACGAGCGTGGCGGCCGCAACCGCCGCCGCAGCTCGCGCGGCGGCGACGCCACCGCGAACGGCGACTCGGGCGAGGCTGCAGAGGCCACCGCGCCCGCCGAGGGCGAGAGCGCCGAGGCCGGCACCAGCGAGGAGCCCCGTCAGGGACGCAACCGCAACCGCAACCGCAACAAGCAGCAGAACGGCGGCGAGCAGGCCGACGGCCAGCAGGGCGAGCGCCAGCAGAACGACCGTCAGCAGGGCGAGCGCCAGGGCAACCAGCGCAACCAGCGCGGCCAGCAGCAGGAGCAGGGCCAGGGCGCCCAGCAGGCGCAGAACCGTGGCGAGCGCGACGGCCGGGGCGAGCGCGAGCTCCTCGACGGCGACCGCGGCGGCCGCAGCCGATTCCGTGACCGCAAGCGTCGCGGTGGTGGCCTCGACGACGACTTCGAGCCCGAGCTCAGCGACGACGACGTGCTCGTTCCCGTTGCCGGCATCCTCGATGTCCTCGACAACTACGCCTTCGTGCGCACCAGCGGCTACCTGCCCGGCCCGAGCGACGTCTACGTCTCGCTCGGCCAGGTCAAGAAGTACAACCTGCGCAAGGGTGACGCCGTCGTCGGCGCCATCCGCCAGCCGCACGAGGGCGACCAGAGCGGCCGCCAGAAGTACAACGCCATCGTCAAGGTCGACTCGATCAACGGCCAGACCGTCGACGAGGCCGCGGCCCGCGTGGAGTTCCAGAAGCTGACCCCGCTCTACCCCCAGGAGCGCCTGCGCCTGGAGACCGAGTCCGGCAAGGTCACTCAGCGCATCATCGACCTGGTGTCGCCGATCGGCAAGGGCCAGCGCGGCCTGATCGTCGCTCCGCCGAAGGCCGGCAAGACCATCGTGCTGCAGCAGATCGCCAGCGCCATCGCGCAGAACAACCCCGAGGTCCACCTCATGGTCGTTCTGGTCGACGAGCGGCCCGAAGAGGTCACCGACATGCAGCGCACCGTCAAGGGTGAGGTCATCGCCTCCACCTTCGACCGCCCGGCAGAAGACCACACCACGGTCGCCGAGCTGGCCATCGAGCGCGCGAAGCGCCTCGTCGAGCTCGGCCACGACGTCGTCGTGCTGCTCGACTCGATCACCCGCCTCGGCCGCGCCTACAACCTCGCCTCGCCGGCATCCGGCCGGATCCTCTCCGGTGGCGTCGACGCGGCAGCGCTCTACCCGCCGAAGCGCTTCTTCGGTGCCGCCCGCAACATCGAGAACGGTGGCTCGCTCACCATCCTGGCCACCGCGCTCATCGAGACCGGCTCCAAGATGGACGAGGTCATCTTCGAGGAGTTCAAGGGCACCGGCAACATGGAGCTGCGCCTGTCCCGCCAGCTCGCCGACAAGCGCATCTTCCCGGCCGTCGATGTGAACGCATCCGGCACCCGCCGCGAAGAGATGCTGATGAGCGCCGACGAGGTCAAGATCACCTGGAAGCTGCGCCGTGCCCTCGCCGGCCTCGAGCAGCAGCAGGCCCTCGAGGCCGTCCTCGGGCGCCTCAAGGAGACCCAGTCCAACGTCGAGTTCCTCATGCAGGTGCAGAAGACCATGCCGGCGGGCACCGCCGGTCACGAGAACGACCACCGCTAG
- the prfA gene encoding peptide chain release factor 1, protein MFESVQVLFKEHADLQEQLADPALHADAARAKKVNRRYAELSKIVAAHEGWVQAQDDLAAAKELAKEDDAFAEELPAMEEHLATAQEKLRRLLIPRDPDDGRDVIMEIKGGEGGAESALFAADLLRMYMQYAASKGWKTEMIESDESDLGGYKNVQIAIKSNATDPSQGVWAHLKYEGGVHRVQRVPATETQGRIHTSTTGVLVFPEVDEPEEVEIHANDLKIDVYRSSGPGGQSVNTTDSAVRITHLPTGIVVAMQNEKSQLQNREAGMRVLRARILARRQEEQAELDSAKRKTQIRTMDRSERIRTYNFPENRIADHRTGYKAYNLDSVMNGALDPVIESAIHADEEARLADIGDQG, encoded by the coding sequence ATGTTTGAATCAGTCCAGGTCCTGTTCAAGGAGCACGCCGATCTGCAGGAGCAGCTCGCCGACCCCGCGCTGCACGCCGACGCGGCACGCGCCAAGAAGGTGAACCGGCGCTACGCCGAGCTCTCCAAGATCGTCGCCGCCCACGAGGGCTGGGTGCAGGCGCAGGACGACCTCGCCGCAGCCAAGGAGCTGGCCAAGGAGGACGACGCCTTCGCCGAGGAGCTCCCCGCCATGGAGGAGCACCTGGCCACCGCGCAGGAGAAGCTGCGCCGCCTGCTGATTCCCCGCGACCCGGATGACGGCCGCGACGTGATCATGGAGATCAAGGGTGGAGAGGGCGGCGCGGAGAGCGCGCTGTTCGCCGCCGACCTGCTCCGCATGTACATGCAGTACGCCGCCTCCAAGGGCTGGAAGACGGAGATGATCGAGAGCGACGAGAGCGATCTCGGCGGCTACAAGAACGTCCAGATCGCCATCAAGTCCAACGCCACAGACCCGTCGCAGGGCGTCTGGGCGCACCTCAAGTACGAGGGCGGCGTGCACCGCGTGCAGCGCGTGCCCGCGACCGAGACCCAGGGCCGAATCCACACCTCGACGACCGGCGTGCTGGTCTTCCCCGAGGTCGACGAGCCGGAGGAGGTCGAGATCCACGCGAACGACCTCAAGATCGACGTCTACCGCTCCAGCGGCCCCGGCGGCCAGTCGGTCAACACGACCGACTCCGCCGTGCGCATCACGCACCTCCCGACCGGCATCGTCGTGGCCATGCAGAACGAGAAGAGCCAGCTGCAGAACCGCGAGGCCGGCATGCGCGTGCTGCGCGCCCGCATCCTGGCCCGCCGCCAGGAGGAGCAGGCAGAGCTCGACAGCGCCAAGCGCAAGACGCAGATCCGCACCATGGACCGGTCAGAGCGCATCCGCACGTACAACTTCCCGGAGAACCGCATCGCGGATCACCGCACCGGCTACAAGGCGTACAACCTGGACTCCGTCATGAACGGCGCCCTCGACCCCGTCATCGAGTCGGCGATCCACGCCGACGAGGAGGCGCGCCTGGCCGACATCGGCGACCAGGGCTAG
- a CDS encoding N(5)-(carboxyethyl)ornithine synthase yields MLPTHETVLGVLGTSRKPDERRVPIHPAHFERIAEPLRQRIVVEEGYGRHFGVGDAEIAPFVGAIRSRAEVIAAADVVLLPKPQLEDVAALRDGQTLWGWPHCVQDAALTQLAVDKRLTLIAFEAMNHWQSDGGFGLHVFHKNNEIAGYSSVLHALALCGSTGDYGRRLTAVVIGFGATARGAVTALNALGIHDVRVLTNRRVASVAAPIHSAQIVQFDHDDGPYLSEVITDDGRVPLAPFLAESDIVVNCTLQDPNAPLLYLRTADLGAFRPGSLIIDVSCDDGMAFDWARSTSFAEPMFTVGGSINYYAVDHSPSYLFNSASWEISEALLPFLGGVMGGPAAWAGNETISRAVEIERGVIANPAILAFQHRAAEYPHPRDAGDPHAALPMGEDRS; encoded by the coding sequence ATGCTTCCAACGCACGAAACGGTTCTCGGTGTGCTCGGCACATCGCGCAAGCCCGATGAACGTCGAGTCCCCATCCATCCGGCGCACTTCGAGCGCATCGCGGAGCCGCTGCGCCAGCGCATCGTCGTCGAGGAGGGCTACGGCCGGCATTTCGGGGTCGGCGACGCCGAGATCGCCCCCTTCGTCGGAGCGATCCGCAGCCGCGCCGAGGTGATTGCGGCGGCAGACGTCGTGCTCCTTCCCAAACCCCAGCTCGAGGACGTCGCAGCGCTTCGCGACGGACAGACGCTGTGGGGCTGGCCGCACTGCGTGCAGGACGCCGCCCTCACCCAGCTGGCCGTCGACAAGCGACTCACCCTCATCGCCTTTGAAGCCATGAACCACTGGCAGAGCGACGGGGGCTTCGGCCTGCACGTGTTCCACAAGAACAATGAGATCGCCGGGTACAGTTCTGTGCTGCATGCCCTGGCCCTCTGCGGCTCGACGGGGGACTACGGGCGCAGGCTCACCGCCGTCGTGATCGGCTTCGGTGCCACCGCCCGCGGGGCCGTCACCGCGCTGAACGCGCTCGGCATCCACGATGTGCGCGTGCTCACCAACCGCCGCGTCGCATCGGTCGCCGCACCGATCCACTCCGCGCAGATCGTGCAGTTCGACCACGACGACGGCCCGTACCTCAGCGAGGTCATCACCGACGACGGCCGGGTGCCGCTCGCCCCGTTCCTGGCCGAGAGCGACATCGTCGTCAACTGCACGCTGCAGGATCCGAATGCTCCGCTTCTCTACCTGCGCACGGCCGACCTCGGCGCATTCCGGCCCGGCAGCCTCATCATCGACGTCTCCTGCGACGACGGCATGGCCTTTGACTGGGCGCGGTCGACGAGCTTCGCGGAGCCGATGTTCACGGTGGGCGGCAGCATCAACTACTACGCGGTCGACCACAGCCCGTCCTACCTGTTCAACTCCGCCAGCTGGGAGATCAGCGAGGCGCTGCTGCCGTTCCTCGGCGGCGTCATGGGCGGTCCGGCGGCCTGGGCGGGCAACGAGACGATCAGCCGCGCCGTCGAGATCGAGAGGGGCGTCATCGCGAACCCCGCGATCCTGGCATTCCAGCATCGGGCGGCCGAGTACCCGCATCCGCGCGACGCCGGCGATCCGCACGCTGCACTACCGATGGGGGAGGACCGCAGCTAG
- a CDS encoding PLDc N-terminal domain-containing protein, whose protein sequence is MELQNILLGLVTIGGVIAAGIWVLKTLFDAEMPSVERLIWLLIILMFPLVGALIWQSWGRDSLRQRLDAGPGNAAAFRKEEAPD, encoded by the coding sequence ATGGAACTGCAGAACATCCTGCTGGGTCTCGTCACCATCGGTGGTGTGATCGCGGCGGGCATCTGGGTACTCAAGACACTCTTCGACGCGGAGATGCCGAGCGTGGAGAGACTCATCTGGCTGCTCATCATCCTGATGTTCCCGCTGGTCGGGGCGCTGATCTGGCAGAGCTGGGGCCGGGACTCACTGCGCCAGCGCCTGGACGCCGGCCCCGGCAATGCGGCGGCGTTCCGAAAAGAGGAGGCCCCGGACTGA
- the epsC gene encoding serine O-acetyltransferase EpsC: MTFFAALREDVATARAHDPAARSNAEIFLAYSGLHAVWSYRLAHTLWQRGIRLPARLLSQLTRFATGIEIHPGATIGRRLFIDHGMGVVIGETAVLGDDVMLYHGVTLGGKSLHGIKPGQKRHPTLEDGVTVGAGAKVLGDIVIGAWSTIGANAVMSKDAPPHSLIVGVPAHIRPLKPETMDAARGVHDWSI; encoded by the coding sequence ATGACCTTCTTCGCAGCGCTCCGGGAAGACGTGGCAACGGCCAGGGCCCATGACCCGGCTGCCCGGAGCAATGCGGAGATCTTCCTCGCCTACTCCGGGCTGCACGCCGTGTGGAGCTACCGGCTCGCGCACACGCTCTGGCAGCGCGGCATCCGCCTGCCCGCGCGCCTGCTCTCCCAGCTCACCCGGTTCGCCACCGGCATCGAGATTCATCCGGGCGCGACGATCGGCCGCCGGCTGTTCATCGACCACGGGATGGGGGTCGTGATCGGCGAGACGGCGGTGCTCGGCGACGACGTCATGCTCTACCACGGGGTCACACTGGGCGGGAAGAGCCTGCACGGCATCAAGCCCGGGCAGAAGCGGCACCCGACCCTCGAGGACGGGGTGACCGTCGGAGCCGGCGCGAAGGTGCTCGGCGACATCGTCATCGGCGCGTGGAGCACGATCGGCGCGAACGCGGTGATGAGCAAGGACGCCCCACCGCACTCGCTGATCGTCGGCGTTCCCGCGCACATCCGGCCCCTGAAGCCCGAGACGATGGACGCCGCCCGCGGCGTGCACGACTGGAGCATCTAG
- the cysK gene encoding cysteine synthase A: MAPRIYDSIIDTIGNTPLVRLNRITDGSEATVLAKLEFYSPAASVKDRIGAAIINAAEASGQLQPGGTIVEGTSGNTGIALALVGAARGYKVILTMPESMSKERRVLLRAYGAQLVLTPGADGMRGAVERAEQIVAETPGAILASQFANPANPAIHRATTGEEIWADTDGAVDIFVAGIGTGGTITGAGGLLKERKPGLQVIAVEPLDSPILTGGTPGPHKIQGLGANFVPAILDTTVYDEVIDVATPDAIATARRLATDEAILGGISSGAAVWAALEVAKRPENAGKTIVVVVPDFGERYVSTVLYEDLLD; encoded by the coding sequence ATGGCTCCGCGCATCTATGACAGCATCATCGACACCATCGGAAACACTCCCTTGGTGCGCCTGAACCGAATCACCGACGGCTCCGAGGCCACGGTGCTCGCCAAGCTCGAGTTCTACAGCCCGGCCGCGAGCGTGAAGGACCGCATCGGCGCCGCCATCATCAACGCGGCCGAGGCCTCCGGCCAGCTGCAGCCCGGCGGCACCATCGTCGAGGGAACCAGCGGCAACACGGGCATCGCGCTCGCCCTCGTCGGCGCCGCGCGCGGCTACAAGGTCATCCTGACCATGCCGGAGTCGATGAGCAAGGAGCGCCGCGTGCTGCTGCGCGCCTACGGCGCTCAGCTCGTGCTCACCCCCGGCGCCGACGGCATGCGCGGCGCCGTGGAGCGGGCGGAGCAGATCGTCGCCGAGACCCCCGGCGCGATCCTCGCCAGCCAGTTCGCCAACCCGGCCAACCCCGCCATCCACCGCGCGACCACGGGCGAGGAGATCTGGGCCGACACCGACGGCGCCGTCGACATCTTCGTGGCCGGCATCGGCACCGGCGGCACCATCACCGGCGCGGGCGGCCTGCTCAAGGAGCGCAAGCCCGGGCTGCAGGTGATCGCCGTCGAGCCGCTGGACTCCCCCATCCTCACCGGCGGCACCCCGGGCCCGCACAAGATCCAGGGCCTCGGCGCGAACTTCGTCCCCGCGATCCTGGACACCACCGTCTACGACGAGGTCATCGACGTGGCCACCCCGGATGCCATCGCCACCGCGCGCCGGCTGGCCACCGACGAGGCGATCCTCGGCGGCATCTCCTCCGGCGCGGCCGTCTGGGCGGCGCTCGAGGTCGCCAAGCGCCCGGAGAACGCCGGCAAGACGATCGTCGTCGTCGTGCCCGACTTCGGTGAGCGCTACGTGAGCACCGTTCTCTACGAAGACCTGCTTGACTAA